A single genomic interval of Mustela nigripes isolate SB6536 chromosome 7, MUSNIG.SB6536, whole genome shotgun sequence harbors:
- the LOC132021100 gene encoding collagen alpha-1(I) chain-like, translated as MLSNGGLRWWAAPGAPAQLRRREIATWDQCACSVGGAGWSGAPGTSCTCSVAAREIAIGERCACSVAALRIATWERCACAAAGPDGPTPGPLRWPSFRRWERRARAQRRGPPRPPCARPADGRGPPLGSPGGLGEGLWAARARRAQLVDRTGGRPGTGCLGQCAGPEWRAGVLRRGRCPSVGPPSPPGLQGPGRRARGPSARARAGRAAVCRGGSERARADGRGRGDSAAPPPPPLSLPRACPARAPLVPRALFQVNETSAPGARPVSRRQDRRVQEAPGAPVGVRRAHGPQAGPRVGGRGGSV; from the coding sequence ATGCTCAGTAACGGGGGGCTCCGGTGGTGGGCTGCGCCCGGGGCACCTGCTCAGTTGCGGCGCCGGGAAATCGCGACCTGGGACCAGTGCGCATGCTCAGTAGGGGGCGCCGGGTGGTCCGGGGCGCCCGGGACATCCTGCACATGCTCAGTAGCGGCCCGGGAAATCGCGATCGGGGAGCGGTGCGCATGCTCAGTAGCGGCGCTGAGAATCGCGACCTGGGAGCGGTGCGCATGCGCAGCAGCAGGGCCGGATGGCCCGACCCCGGGGCCTCTGCGCTGGCCGAGCTTTAGGCGGTGGGAGCGCCGTGCGCGGGCTCAGCGTCGTGGCCCGCCCAGGCCGCCGTGCGCGCGCCCCGCGGACGGTCGAGGGCCGCCGCTGGGCAGTCCGGGTGGGCTCGGGGAGGGTCTGTGGGCCGCCAGGGCGCGCCGCGCGCAGCTAGTGGACCGCACGGGCGGGAGGCCGGGGACGGGCTGCCTGGGGCAGTGTGCGGGGCCCGAGTGGCGCGCCGGCGTCCTCCGCAGGGGCCGGTGTCCGAGCGTGGGGCCGCCCTCACCCCCTGGGCTGCAGGGTCCCGGCCGCCGAGCCCGCGGGCCGTCCGCTCGTGCGCGTGCGGGGCGCGCCGCGGTTTGCCGGGGAGGCTCGGAGCGCGCTCGGGCCgacggccgggggcggggggactcggctgcccctccccctccccctctgtccctgccccgcGCGTGCCCCGCGCGTGCCCCGCTCGTGCCCCGCGCGCTGTTTCAAGTAAATGAAACGTCGGCACCGGGCGCGCGGCCAGTCTCTCGCCGGCAGGACCGGCGCGTTCAGGAAGCGCCCGGAGCGCCCGTGGGTGTCCGCAGAGCGCACGGGCCGCAGGCGGGTCCCCGAGTCGGCGGCCGCGGCGGCTCCGTCTAG
- the ADI1 gene encoding acireductone dioxygenase, producing the protein MVQAWYMDESADDPRRPHRAEPSRPVGLEQLRRLGVLYWKLDADKYENDPELEKIRKERNYCWMDIITICKDKLPNYEDKIKVFYEEHLHLDDEIRYILDGSGYFDVRDKEDRWIRIFMEKGDMITLPAGIYHRFSLDERNYVKAMRLFVGEPVWTAYNRPADHFEARGQYLDFLAQTV; encoded by the exons ATGGTGCAGGCCTGGTACATGGACGAGTCCGCCGACGACCCGAGGCGGCCCCACCGCGCCGAGCCCAGCCGCCCGGTTGGCCTGGAGCAGCTGCGCCGGCTCGGGGTGCTTTACTGGAAG TTGGATGCTGACAAATATGAGAATGACCCAGAATTAGAAAAGATCCGAAAAGAGAGAAACTACTGCTGGATGGACATCATAACCATATGCAAGGATAAACTGCCAAATTATGAAGACAAG ATTAAGGTGTTCTACGAGGAGCACCTGCACCTGGATGACGAGATCCGCTACATCCTGGACGGCAGCGGCTACTTCGACGTGCGGGACAAGGAGGACCGGTGGATCCGCATCTTCATGGAGAAGGGGGACATGATAACGCTACCCGCCGGCATCTACCACCGCTTCTCGCTGGACGAGCGG AACTACGTGAAGGCCATGCGGCTGTTTGTGGGCGAACCTGTGTGGACGGCGTACAACCGGCCCGCTGACCACTTCGAGGCCCGGGGCCAGTACCTGGACTTTCTGGCTCAGACAGTGTAG